The sequence below is a genomic window from Myxococcus xanthus.
GCGGCGGGGCGAATACCTGGGCAAGACGGTCCAGGTGATTCCGCACGTCACCGACGAAATCAAGTCCAGCATCCGCCAGGCGGCGCAGGACGCGGACGTGGTCATCGTGGAGGTGGGCGGCACCGTGGGCGACATCGAGTCGCTGCCCTTCCTCGAGGCCATCCGGCAGATGCGCTACGACGTGGGCAACGAGAACGTCGTCTACGTCCACCTCACGCTGCTGCCGTACATCGGCGCGGCTGGCGAGGTGAAGACCAAGCCCACGCAGCACTCGGTGATGAAGCTGCGGGAGATAGGCATCCAGCCCGACTTCCTCGTGTGCCGCACCGACCGCGAGGTGCCCCGCGAGCTGAAGGACAAGATCGCCATGTTCTGCAACGTGGACACGCGCAGCGTCTTCACGTCGCCGGATGTGCGCAGCACCTACGAGCTGCCGCTGGAGCTGCACCGCCAGGGCCTGGATGAGCGGCTCGCGGAGGTCCTCAACATCTGGAGCCGGGCGCCCCACCTGGAGCGCTGGGAGAACATCATCCGCAAGGTGTACGAGCCCGCGCGCGGCCAGGTCCGCATCGCGATTGTCGGCAAGTACGTCAACCTCACGGAGAGCTACAAGAGCCTCAACGAGGCGCTGCTGCACGGCGGCATCGCCAACGACGTGAAGGTGAACCTGCACTTCGTCGACAGCCAGGAGGTCGAAGAGCAGGGCGCGGAGAAGCTGCTGGCCGGCGTGGACGCCATCCTGGTGCCCGGCGGCTTCGGCGTGCGCGGCACCGAGGGCAAGATCGCCGCCGTGCGCTACGCGCGTGAGAAGAAGGTGCCGTTCTTCGGCATCTGCCTGGGCCTGCAGATGGCCGTGGTGGAGTTCAGCCGCGGCGTGCTGGGCCTGTCCTCCGCCAACAGCTTGGAGTTCAACGAGCACACGCCGCACCCGGTGGTGACGCTCATGGAGAGCCAGGTGAAGGTGCAGGACAAGGGCGGCACCATGCGCCTGGGCAGCTACGCCTGTGCGCTGAAGCCCGGCTCGCTCGCCCACCAGCTCTATGGGCAGGACACCATCCAGGAGCGCCACCGCCACCGCTACGAAGTGAACAACGCGTACCGTAGCAAGCTGCAGGAGGCGGGGCTGGTCATCTCCGGCTCCAACCCCGAGCTCAACCTGGTGGAGATGATTGAG
It includes:
- a CDS encoding CTP synthase; translation: MRSKKTKFIFVTGGVVSSLGKGLASASIGALLENRGLAVTLIKLDPYINVDPGTMSPFQHGEVFVTEDGGETDMDLGHYERFTNARMSRLNNFTSGRIYHAVIMKERRGEYLGKTVQVIPHVTDEIKSSIRQAAQDADVVIVEVGGTVGDIESLPFLEAIRQMRYDVGNENVVYVHLTLLPYIGAAGEVKTKPTQHSVMKLREIGIQPDFLVCRTDREVPRELKDKIAMFCNVDTRSVFTSPDVRSTYELPLELHRQGLDERLAEVLNIWSRAPHLERWENIIRKVYEPARGQVRIAIVGKYVNLTESYKSLNEALLHGGIANDVKVNLHFVDSQEVEEQGAEKLLAGVDAILVPGGFGVRGTEGKIAAVRYAREKKVPFFGICLGLQMAVVEFSRGVLGLSSANSLEFNEHTPHPVVTLMESQVKVQDKGGTMRLGSYACALKPGSLAHQLYGQDTIQERHRHRYEVNNAYRSKLQEAGLVISGSNPELNLVEMIELADHPYFIGCQFHPEFKSKPFAPHPLFSGFIRAALAQRDANAAAGKVTE